From [Clostridium] symbiosum, a single genomic window includes:
- a CDS encoding YifB family Mg chelatase-like AAA ATPase: MFSKINSLGIHGVEGFPVTVEADVSDGLPGFIMVGYLSEAVKEAQDRVRMALKNSGFYLPPKKVVVNLSPGDIRKEGTAYDLAIAAAVLCSLGEVPQEGLEQAALIGELGLDGCIKPVRGVLSRVFAASKLEIRRFFVPEENVSEGTAVKGVEIVGVGNLRQLAGILSGTVPPCSRFFDESLFREMNSISYPVDYEELAGLTMVRRACQAAAAGRHNILLIGPAGTGKTMAARRLPTIMPPISMEESIEVSKIYSICGMLKKEQPLIRTRPFRSPHHSITAQALAGGGRNPRPGEVSLATHGILFLDELPEFTPALLDLLRQPMEERKITVSRMTGSVEFPADTMIAAAMNPCKCGFYPDVGRCTCTEPQIRRYLSRISGPFLDRIDIGVEVPRQPQEFPGSRKKGESSAVMRERVMTARMIQEERFKNENCRFNSQMERRQTERYCGLKKADERFLGEIYRTYGLSARAYEKILKTARTLADLDEKKQITREHLSEAVSFRSFEKKYWGFKF, encoded by the coding sequence GTGTTCAGTAAAATTAACAGTCTGGGAATTCATGGCGTAGAGGGGTTCCCCGTCACGGTGGAGGCCGACGTCAGTGACGGCCTTCCTGGATTTATTATGGTCGGTTATCTTTCGGAGGCCGTCAAGGAGGCGCAGGATCGGGTGAGGATGGCGCTCAAAAATTCCGGTTTTTATCTGCCGCCGAAAAAGGTGGTGGTCAATCTGTCACCCGGTGATATCAGAAAGGAGGGGACTGCCTATGATTTGGCGATTGCGGCTGCGGTGCTCTGCAGTCTCGGCGAAGTGCCGCAGGAAGGGCTTGAGCAGGCGGCTTTGATCGGTGAGCTGGGACTGGACGGCTGTATTAAACCGGTGAGAGGCGTTCTTTCCCGTGTATTCGCCGCCTCCAAGCTGGAAATCCGCCGCTTTTTTGTCCCGGAGGAGAATGTATCGGAGGGGACTGCCGTAAAGGGGGTGGAGATTGTGGGGGTCGGAAATTTAAGGCAGCTTGCTGGAATTCTGAGCGGTACGGTTCCGCCCTGCAGCCGCTTTTTTGACGAATCCCTGTTCCGGGAGATGAACAGTATCTCATACCCGGTGGATTATGAGGAGCTGGCCGGCCTTACCATGGTCAGACGGGCGTGCCAGGCCGCGGCCGCAGGCAGGCATAATATTCTGTTGATCGGACCTGCCGGAACGGGAAAGACGATGGCGGCCCGGAGACTTCCTACTATTATGCCTCCCATTTCGATGGAAGAGAGCATAGAGGTTTCCAAAATATACAGTATCTGCGGGATGCTGAAAAAGGAACAGCCTCTCATCAGGACAAGGCCTTTTAGAAGCCCGCACCACAGCATTACGGCCCAGGCGCTGGCCGGGGGAGGGAGAAACCCGCGGCCGGGAGAGGTGTCCCTGGCCACCCATGGAATCCTGTTTCTCGACGAACTGCCGGAATTTACGCCCGCGTTGTTGGATTTGCTCCGCCAGCCGATGGAGGAACGGAAAATCACCGTATCGAGGATGACCGGTTCGGTGGAATTCCCGGCGGATACAATGATAGCCGCGGCGATGAATCCGTGCAAATGCGGGTTTTATCCCGATGTCGGCCGCTGTACCTGCACGGAACCGCAGATAAGACGTTATCTGAGCCGGATATCGGGGCCGTTCCTGGATCGGATTGACATCGGCGTGGAGGTGCCGAGGCAGCCGCAGGAATTTCCCGGTTCCAGGAAGAAGGGGGAAAGCTCTGCCGTTATGAGGGAGCGGGTCATGACGGCCAGAATGATACAGGAGGAACGGTTTAAGAACGAGAACTGCCGCTTCAACAGTCAGATGGAAAGGCGTCAGACCGAACGGTACTGCGGCCTTAAGAAAGCGGACGAGCGTTTCCTCGGGGAGATATACAGGACGTACGGCCTGAGTGCGAGGGCTTATGAAAAAATTCTTAAAACGGCCAGAACACTGGCAGATTTAGATGAGAAGAAACAAATCACCAGGGAACATCTCAGTGAGGCGGTTTCCTTCAGGAGCTTTGAGAAAAAATACTGGGGATTTAAATTTTAG
- the dprA gene encoding DNA-processing protein DprA, translating to MNKERTEEGMEKRAEEKNMEKEKLYLYWLSRIDGIGAVKSKKLLEYTGSFEAIYYMKKQDLEQLPFLKGDDAKRIENGKLCLEQRQIEYGELAGKEIRFIMAGEPEYPHRLENIYDMPMWLFVKGRLPDEHQPTVAVVGARSCTSYGRQVAEYLCRVLAENGIQTISGLARGIDGAAHRGTVNAQGASYAVLGSGVDYCYPRENLSLYHVILETGGVLSEYGPGEKPTAGHFPARNRIISGLSDAVIVVEARKKSGSLITADQALEQGKEVFAVPGRVNDLLSEGCNGLIKQGAALLQSPEDILDFLRIDCKKSLKLVKRSIKTLAKTEKMVYSCLDSQPKHVEELIRMSKLPTGECMAALLKLELDGFILQPVNQYYVRKLE from the coding sequence ATGAATAAAGAAAGGACGGAAGAAGGGATGGAAAAGAGGGCGGAAGAGAAGAACATGGAGAAGGAAAAGCTTTATCTCTACTGGCTCAGCCGGATAGACGGCATTGGCGCGGTCAAGTCAAAAAAACTTTTGGAATATACCGGGAGTTTTGAAGCAATATATTATATGAAGAAACAGGATCTGGAACAGCTTCCGTTTCTGAAGGGAGACGATGCCAAACGGATAGAAAATGGGAAGTTGTGCCTGGAACAGAGGCAAATCGAGTACGGAGAGCTTGCCGGAAAAGAGATCCGCTTTATTATGGCCGGAGAACCGGAATATCCGCACCGCCTTGAGAATATCTATGACATGCCGATGTGGCTTTTTGTAAAAGGAAGGCTTCCGGATGAACACCAGCCCACCGTGGCTGTCGTGGGAGCCAGAAGCTGTACCTCTTACGGGCGTCAGGTGGCGGAATATCTGTGCAGGGTACTGGCCGAAAACGGGATACAGACCATAAGCGGCCTGGCCCGGGGTATAGACGGAGCGGCTCACAGAGGCACTGTAAATGCACAGGGGGCTTCGTACGCTGTTCTGGGAAGCGGAGTTGACTATTGTTACCCAAGAGAGAATCTGAGCCTTTATCATGTCATTTTGGAAACGGGAGGGGTGCTTTCCGAATACGGCCCGGGGGAAAAACCAACAGCTGGCCATTTTCCTGCGCGTAACAGGATCATCAGCGGTCTTTCGGACGCCGTCATTGTCGTGGAAGCCAGAAAAAAGAGTGGTTCCCTGATTACGGCGGATCAGGCCCTGGAGCAGGGAAAGGAAGTATTTGCCGTCCCCGGGCGGGTGAACGACCTTCTGAGCGAAGGCTGCAACGGACTTATAAAACAGGGTGCGGCGCTCTTACAATCTCCGGAAGATATCCTTGATTTTCTCAGAATAGATTGTAAAAAATCCCTAAAACTCGTGAAAAGATCAATAAAGACGCTTGCCAAGACGGAAAAAATGGTGTATAGTTGCTTAGATTCACAACCAAAACATGTAGAAGAACTGATTAGAATGAGCAAACTGCCGACAGGGGAATGCATGGCGGCGCTCTTAAAACTAGAACTGGACGGATTTATTTTGCAGCCTGTCAATCAATACTATGTAAGAAAATTGGAGTAG
- the topA gene encoding type I DNA topoisomerase has translation MSKSLVIVESPAKVKTIKKFLGTNYEVDASGGHVRDLPKSTLGIDVENDYEPKYITIRGKGDILAKLRKEVKKADKIYLATDPDREGEAISWHLVKALKLDELKDKKVYRISFNEITKNAVKASLKEPREIDMNLVDAQQTRRVLDRMVGYMISPILWAKVKRGLSAGRVQSVALRMICDREDEINSFIPEEYWNLEAELKVPGSKKKLTAKYYGSGSGKKTIGNKEELDQILAELEGKPYEVSEVKLGERVKKAPIPFTTSTLQQEASKALNFSTQKTMRLAQQLYEGVDVKGHGTVGLITYLRTDSTRIAAEADMAAREYIKAQYGGQYVSEETTAKKTDAKIQDAHEAIRPTDIAMTPVLVKESLSRDLFRLYQLIWKRFTASRMKPAVYETTSVRVAAGEHIFTLAASKVKFDGFMSVYIQEEDKEESNALTEKLEKGMSLELVDLDSSQHFTQPPAHYTEASLVKALEEQGIGRPSTYAPTITTIIARRYVAKENKNLYVTELGEVVNGMMKKAFPTIVDTAFTANMEYLLDSIGDGNMPWKTVVENFYPDLAEAVKEADVKLDTVKIADEVTEEICELCGRNLVIKYGPHGKFLACPGFPDCKNTKPYLEKIGVKCPKCGKEVVIRKTKKGRKYYGCEDNPDCDFMSWQKPSMEKCPECGGMMVEKGSKLLCTNEACGFVKTLNERP, from the coding sequence ATGTCAAAGAGTCTGGTAATTGTGGAGTCACCGGCAAAGGTGAAGACAATTAAAAAGTTCCTGGGAACAAATTATGAAGTGGACGCATCGGGAGGACATGTAAGAGATCTTCCAAAGAGCACACTGGGAATAGATGTGGAGAATGATTATGAACCGAAGTATATTACCATCAGAGGTAAGGGGGATATACTGGCAAAGCTCCGCAAAGAAGTGAAAAAAGCCGATAAGATTTATCTGGCGACTGACCCTGACCGTGAGGGGGAAGCGATTTCCTGGCATCTGGTAAAGGCGCTGAAATTAGATGAGCTGAAAGATAAAAAAGTGTACCGCATCAGCTTCAATGAGATTACAAAGAATGCGGTAAAGGCATCCCTCAAGGAGCCCCGTGAGATAGATATGAATCTGGTGGATGCGCAGCAGACCAGACGAGTTCTGGACCGTATGGTGGGCTATATGATCAGCCCGATTCTCTGGGCCAAGGTCAAGAGAGGACTGAGCGCCGGACGTGTCCAGTCCGTGGCACTCAGGATGATATGCGACCGGGAGGATGAGATCAATTCATTTATTCCCGAGGAATACTGGAACCTGGAAGCCGAGCTGAAGGTTCCCGGCTCCAAGAAGAAACTGACGGCCAAGTATTACGGCAGCGGCAGCGGAAAGAAGACGATCGGCAACAAGGAAGAGCTGGATCAGATTCTGGCCGAACTGGAAGGCAAGCCGTATGAAGTCAGTGAAGTGAAATTGGGAGAGCGCGTGAAGAAAGCTCCGATTCCGTTTACCACCAGTACCCTGCAGCAGGAAGCGTCAAAGGCGCTCAATTTTTCCACACAGAAAACCATGCGTCTGGCGCAGCAGCTCTATGAGGGAGTGGACGTCAAGGGTCACGGCACGGTAGGTCTCATTACTTACCTGCGTACCGATTCCACGCGTATCGCGGCGGAAGCGGATATGGCTGCAAGGGAGTATATCAAAGCCCAGTATGGCGGCCAGTATGTGTCCGAGGAGACGACGGCGAAGAAGACGGACGCCAAGATTCAGGATGCGCACGAGGCAATCAGGCCCACCGACATTGCGATGACGCCTGTTCTTGTCAAGGAATCCCTTTCCAGGGATTTATTCCGCCTGTATCAGCTCATCTGGAAACGTTTTACCGCGAGCCGTATGAAACCGGCCGTATACGAGACGACATCGGTCAGGGTGGCGGCGGGAGAGCATATCTTTACGCTGGCAGCGTCCAAAGTGAAATTCGACGGCTTTATGTCCGTTTATATACAGGAAGAAGATAAAGAGGAGAGCAACGCCCTGACGGAGAAGCTTGAGAAGGGAATGAGCCTGGAACTTGTGGATCTCGACAGCAGCCAGCATTTCACACAGCCGCCGGCGCACTATACGGAGGCATCCCTCGTCAAAGCGCTGGAAGAGCAGGGAATTGGGCGTCCCAGTACCTATGCTCCGACGATTACGACAATTATTGCGAGACGCTATGTGGCGAAGGAGAATAAAAACCTGTATGTCACGGAGCTTGGCGAGGTCGTGAACGGAATGATGAAAAAGGCGTTCCCAACCATCGTGGATACCGCCTTTACGGCGAACATGGAATACCTGCTCGACAGTATCGGTGATGGAAATATGCCGTGGAAGACGGTTGTAGAGAATTTTTATCCGGATCTGGCCGAAGCGGTGAAAGAAGCGGACGTAAAACTCGATACTGTCAAAATTGCCGATGAAGTAACGGAAGAAATCTGTGAACTCTGTGGCAGGAACCTTGTTATCAAATACGGTCCCCACGGCAAATTCCTGGCCTGTCCGGGATTCCCGGACTGCAAGAACACAAAACCGTATCTTGAAAAAATTGGTGTAAAGTGTCCGAAATGCGGCAAGGAAGTTGTAATCCGAAAGACCAAGAAAGGCCGTAAATACTATGGATGTGAGGATAATCCCGACTGTGATTTCATGTCCTGGCAGAAGCCGTCCATGGAGAAATGTCCGGAGTGCGGCGGCATGATGGTGGAGAAAGGAAGCAAGCTTCTCTGTACAAATGAGGCCTGTGGATTTGTCAAAACGCTTAATGAGCGTCCCTAA
- the codY gene encoding GTP-sensing pleiotropic transcriptional regulator CodY produces the protein MSVQLLDKTRKINKLLHNNHSHKVVFNDICEVLGEILQSNILVISKKGKVLGVAICPGIDEIEELIEDQVGGYIDRMLNERLLSVLSTKENVNLATLGFAEENVKKYQAIITPIDISGERLGTLFIYKADANYDIDDIILSEYGTAVVGLEMMRSVNEENAEETRKIQIVKSAISTLSFSELEAITHIFDELEGNEGILVASKIADRVGITRSVIVNALRKFESAGVIESRSSGMKGTYIKVLNDVVFDELKTLKTETK, from the coding sequence ATGAGTGTTCAGTTGTTGGACAAAACAAGAAAAATCAACAAATTATTGCATAACAATCATTCTCACAAAGTTGTCTTTAATGACATCTGTGAAGTGCTCGGCGAAATTCTGCAGTCAAACATTCTTGTAATAAGCAAGAAGGGAAAAGTGCTGGGGGTTGCGATATGTCCCGGAATTGATGAGATAGAGGAACTGATCGAAGACCAGGTAGGCGGTTATATTGACCGCATGCTGAATGAACGTCTTCTGAGCGTTTTATCTACCAAAGAAAATGTCAATCTTGCGACGCTGGGCTTTGCAGAGGAAAATGTCAAAAAGTATCAGGCTATCATAACACCAATCGACATTTCCGGCGAGCGTCTGGGGACGCTGTTTATCTACAAAGCAGATGCAAATTATGATATTGACGACATTATTCTGAGCGAATACGGCACCGCGGTAGTAGGACTTGAGATGATGCGCTCCGTGAATGAGGAGAATGCAGAAGAGACCAGAAAGATTCAGATTGTAAAGTCTGCTATCAGCACATTATCATTTTCAGAACTGGAAGCAATCACACACATTTTCGACGAACTGGAAGGCAATGAGGGTATCCTGGTTGCCAGCAAGATTGCAGACAGAGTTGGTATCACCCGTTCTGTCATTGTCAATGCACTGCGCAAATTCGAGAGCGCCGGTGTTATTGAATCACGTTCTTCCGGTATGAAAGGCACTTACATCAAAGTATTGAATGATGTCGTATTTGATGAACTTAAGACTTTGAAAACAGAGACAAAATAA
- a CDS encoding glutamine synthetase III has translation MEKNIPELYGSLVFNDKIMKNKLPRDVYRALRNTIETGRHLELDVANAVAVAMKEWAVENGATHFTHWFQPMTGITAEKHDSFISPLSNDDVIMDFSGRELIKGEPDASSFPSGGLRATFEARGYTAWDPTSPAFIKDGTLCIPTAFCSYSGEALDKKTPLLRSMEAVNKEALRVLKLFGDDDVARVYSTVGPEQEYFLVDKELYNKRSDLKFCGRTLFGAPAPKGQEMDDHYFGSLRPRVLAFMKELDEELWKFGIPAKTRHNEVAPSQHELAVVYTTSNLAADNNQLTMEVMKRTAEKHGLVCLLHEKPYEGINGSGKHNNWSLSTNTGINLLDPDKEPAKNLRFMLFLAATVKAVDVYGDLLRVSVATAGNDHRLGGNEAPPAIVSMFIGDDLAAVLDIVENDAEPEAREEISMNAGAKVLPHFVKDTTDRNRTSPFAFTGNKFEFRMPGSSLPVSGPNVVLNTAVAEVLGEFADHLEKVPTEKLPEEIHTLLKAVIRRHKRIIFNGNGYSEAWVNEAEKRGLFNLPTCAEAFPCLIAEKNIELFTKHHVFTREEIFSRYEIMQENYIKTIIIEAKTMHSMMNKTFLPSLLSYIKELAETEVKMKKALPSASVSAMEKRLDGLSALYTAISERTDELKTACSGMDGLEDGMEKVKYCRYTVLAKMNELRTYADEAEAMIPDEFLTYPSYDKLLFSI, from the coding sequence ATGGAAAAGAACATCCCCGAGCTTTATGGAAGCCTTGTGTTTAACGACAAAATTATGAAAAACAAACTGCCGAGAGATGTTTACAGGGCTCTTCGTAACACAATTGAAACCGGCCGCCATCTGGAGCTTGATGTTGCCAACGCCGTTGCCGTCGCCATGAAGGAATGGGCCGTGGAAAACGGCGCCACCCACTTTACTCACTGGTTCCAGCCAATGACCGGGATTACCGCCGAAAAACACGACAGCTTTATAAGCCCTCTTAGCAATGACGATGTGATTATGGATTTCTCCGGCAGGGAACTGATCAAGGGGGAACCGGATGCCTCCAGTTTTCCTTCCGGCGGCCTGCGCGCCACTTTTGAGGCCAGAGGCTATACGGCCTGGGATCCTACCTCTCCGGCGTTTATAAAAGACGGTACCCTCTGCATTCCCACAGCGTTCTGCTCATACAGCGGAGAAGCTCTCGATAAAAAAACACCTCTGCTGCGTTCCATGGAAGCAGTCAACAAAGAAGCGCTCCGCGTGCTGAAGCTCTTCGGCGATGATGACGTTGCCCGTGTCTACTCCACAGTCGGTCCTGAACAGGAATATTTTCTCGTAGATAAAGAACTGTATAATAAGCGCAGCGACCTGAAGTTCTGCGGCAGAACCCTGTTTGGCGCCCCCGCGCCAAAGGGTCAGGAAATGGATGACCACTATTTCGGCTCACTTCGTCCCCGCGTTCTTGCCTTCATGAAGGAACTGGATGAAGAACTCTGGAAATTCGGCATTCCTGCTAAGACCAGACATAATGAGGTGGCTCCGTCACAGCACGAACTGGCTGTTGTGTACACGACCAGCAATCTGGCCGCGGACAATAACCAGCTTACCATGGAAGTGATGAAGCGCACGGCTGAAAAGCACGGCCTTGTCTGCCTTCTTCATGAAAAACCCTATGAAGGCATCAACGGAAGCGGCAAACATAACAACTGGTCGCTCTCCACGAACACGGGGATCAATCTCCTGGATCCCGATAAAGAGCCTGCTAAAAATCTCCGTTTCATGCTCTTTCTGGCCGCAACCGTGAAGGCGGTGGATGTATACGGCGATTTGCTGCGCGTCTCGGTCGCAACGGCGGGCAATGATCACCGCCTGGGGGGCAATGAAGCGCCGCCCGCCATCGTCTCCATGTTCATCGGCGACGACCTTGCCGCCGTCCTCGACATTGTCGAGAATGACGCAGAACCCGAAGCGCGGGAAGAGATTTCAATGAATGCGGGTGCGAAAGTCCTTCCGCATTTTGTCAAAGACACGACGGACCGCAACAGGACTTCCCCCTTTGCCTTTACCGGTAACAAATTTGAATTCCGTATGCCCGGCTCCTCCCTCCCGGTATCCGGCCCGAATGTGGTTCTCAATACTGCCGTTGCCGAGGTTCTTGGAGAATTTGCGGATCACCTGGAGAAGGTACCAACGGAAAAACTGCCCGAGGAAATCCACACTCTGTTAAAAGCGGTGATACGCCGGCATAAACGCATTATTTTCAACGGAAACGGCTACTCGGAGGCCTGGGTGAATGAGGCGGAAAAGAGGGGACTCTTCAATCTTCCAACCTGCGCAGAGGCTTTTCCCTGCTTAATAGCGGAAAAGAACATCGAGCTGTTTACAAAGCACCATGTCTTCACCCGGGAAGAAATCTTCTCCCGCTATGAAATTATGCAGGAGAACTATATAAAAACGATTATCATTGAAGCCAAAACAATGCACTCCATGATGAACAAAACCTTCCTCCCCTCCCTGCTCTCCTACATAAAAGAACTGGCCGAAACCGAAGTAAAAATGAAAAAAGCCCTGCCGTCGGCTTCCGTCTCCGCAATGGAAAAACGTTTGGACGGACTTTCCGCTCTGTATACCGCCATCTCGGAAAGGACGGATGAATTAAAAACCGCATGTTCCGGTATGGACGGTTTGGAAGACGGCATGGAAAAGGTAAAGTACTGCCGCTACACCGTACTTGCCAAAATGAATGAACTCCGAACATATGCAGATGAGGCGGAGGCCATGATACCCGATGAATTTCTTACTTATCCGTCCTATGACAAACTGCTTTTTTCAATATAA
- the glmS gene encoding glutamine--fructose-6-phosphate transaminase (isomerizing) yields MCGIVGYIGDEQAAPILLSGLSKLEYRGYDSAGIAVYDGTDIKMEKVTGRLKRLKDLTKEGSTLSGTIGIGHTRWATHGSPSDTNAHPHFNKDRSIIVVHNGIIENYSKLKQRLIGKGYEFISETDTEVLAHLLDYYYNRNHNPLEALTKVMQKVEGSYALGILFKDFPGQVFSARKDSPLIVGHSESGNFIASDVPAILQYTREVFYMENEEIAVLSREGIKFYNVDEEPLQKTCTRIDWDVNAAEKGGYEHFFLKEIYEQPKAVRDTISPRIQDGEVVIEELGMTDEDIRSINKIMIVACGSAYHTGVMAKYVFEGISRVPVEVDLASEYRYRDPIFDRNTLVIIVSQSGETADSLAALRESKANGQRVLGIVNVVGSSIAREADNVMYTWAGPEISVATTKAYSAQLVSFYLLALKFGRVRSTLADSDYSRMIEDLQKLPEMMDEILKDRQQIQRFANRYLAAEHIFFIGRGVDYAISMEGSLKLKEISYIHSEAYAAGELKHGTISLIEEGTLVVALATQEALYPKTISNVVEVKTRGAFVMALTNEDNKEIEKVSDFTVYIPKINRYFSGSLAIIPLQLFAYYVSLGRGLDVDKPRNLAKSVTVE; encoded by the coding sequence ATGTGTGGAATTGTTGGCTACATCGGAGACGAACAGGCGGCTCCTATCCTGTTGAGCGGGCTCAGCAAGCTGGAATACCGGGGTTATGACTCGGCCGGAATTGCAGTTTATGACGGGACAGATATCAAGATGGAAAAGGTCACGGGGCGTCTTAAGCGTCTTAAAGATCTGACAAAAGAAGGAAGCACCCTCTCCGGAACAATCGGAATCGGACATACACGCTGGGCGACACATGGGAGTCCTTCCGATACCAATGCCCATCCCCACTTCAATAAAGATCGCTCGATCATTGTCGTACACAACGGTATTATTGAAAATTACAGCAAATTAAAACAGCGCCTTATCGGCAAGGGTTATGAATTCATCTCTGAAACCGATACCGAGGTTCTTGCACATCTGCTGGATTACTATTACAACCGCAACCATAACCCGCTTGAAGCGCTTACAAAGGTAATGCAGAAGGTGGAAGGTTCTTATGCCCTTGGTATCCTCTTTAAGGATTTCCCGGGTCAGGTTTTTTCCGCCAGAAAAGACAGCCCTCTGATCGTAGGACACAGCGAAAGCGGTAATTTTATCGCCTCCGACGTGCCCGCTATTCTTCAGTATACAAGGGAAGTTTTCTATATGGAGAATGAGGAGATTGCCGTCCTCTCCCGCGAGGGAATCAAGTTTTACAACGTGGACGAGGAACCGCTTCAGAAAACATGCACCCGCATCGACTGGGACGTAAACGCTGCGGAAAAAGGCGGTTATGAGCATTTCTTCCTGAAAGAAATCTATGAACAGCCAAAGGCTGTCCGCGACACCATCAGTCCGCGTATCCAGGACGGTGAGGTGGTGATCGAAGAGCTCGGCATGACGGATGAAGATATCCGCAGCATTAATAAAATCATGATCGTGGCCTGCGGCTCCGCCTACCATACCGGCGTCATGGCCAAATACGTATTCGAAGGGATTTCCAGGGTGCCGGTTGAGGTGGATCTGGCATCCGAGTACCGGTACCGCGATCCGATTTTCGACCGCAACACGCTTGTCATCATTGTGAGCCAGTCCGGTGAGACGGCCGACTCTCTCGCCGCCCTCAGGGAATCGAAGGCAAACGGCCAGAGGGTTCTGGGAATTGTCAACGTGGTAGGCAGCTCCATTGCCCGTGAGGCCGACAATGTCATGTATACCTGGGCCGGTCCGGAAATCTCCGTGGCAACGACAAAGGCATACAGCGCACAGCTCGTCTCCTTCTACCTGCTTGCCCTGAAATTCGGCAGGGTCCGCTCTACGCTGGCGGACAGCGACTACAGCCGGATGATTGAGGATCTGCAGAAGCTTCCTGAGATGATGGATGAAATCTTAAAAGACCGTCAGCAGATTCAGCGTTTTGCCAACCGTTACCTGGCCGCAGAGCACATTTTCTTCATCGGCCGCGGGGTGGACTATGCCATCTCAATGGAGGGTTCCCTGAAACTGAAAGAGATTTCCTATATCCACTCAGAGGCCTATGCAGCCGGTGAGCTCAAACACGGAACCATCTCGCTGATTGAAGAAGGCACGCTCGTCGTAGCTCTCGCAACCCAGGAAGCTCTCTATCCAAAGACCATCAGCAACGTTGTCGAGGTCAAGACAAGAGGCGCTTTTGTGATGGCGCTGACCAACGAAGATAATAAAGAAATCGAAAAGGTGTCTGATTTTACGGTTTATATCCCGAAGATTAACCGCTATTTCTCCGGTTCCCTTGCTATTATTCCGCTTCAGCTCTTCGCTTACTATGTTTCCCTGGGAAGGGGACTGGATGTGGATAAGCCAAGGAATCTGGCTAAATCTGTTACGGTTGAGTAA
- the aspS gene encoding aspartate--tRNA(Asn) ligase, whose protein sequence is MDFLTGMKEKKVLELKSLLTDGKAGQEVKVNGAVMNIRNMGDIAFIILRKRDGVLQTVFEKGVTEADFSQIREETFVEVTGIVKTEERAPHGMELRLRSVKILSKPTEPMPIAVSKWKMGASLEARLDMRPLTLRNIRERARFKIEEGIARAFREFLQGQGFTEIHSPKIGARGAEGGANVFKLDYFHRPAVLAQSPQFYKQMMVGVFDRVMEIGPVFRAEKHNTKRHLNEYTGLDFEMGYIDDVADIMAMETGFLQYMVELLRVEYSRELEILRVRLPETDKIPCVTFTRAKELAAEKYGMQIRNPYDLEPEEEHLIGRYFKEEYNADFVFITQYPSKKRPFYAMEDPEDTRFTKSFDLLFRGLEVTTGGQRIHDYKELMAKIERRGMDVEGMDGYLDTFKYGMPPHGGLGIGLERMTMQLLGEENVREVSLFPRDMSRLVP, encoded by the coding sequence ATGGATTTTTTAACAGGAATGAAAGAAAAAAAAGTTCTGGAGCTTAAGAGTCTTTTGACAGATGGGAAGGCGGGACAGGAGGTAAAAGTAAACGGCGCGGTTATGAATATCAGGAATATGGGAGACATTGCCTTTATCATTCTGAGAAAACGGGACGGCGTTCTGCAGACGGTATTTGAAAAGGGAGTCACGGAGGCCGATTTTTCCCAGATAAGGGAAGAAACCTTCGTGGAAGTGACCGGGATTGTGAAAACGGAGGAAAGGGCGCCCCACGGAATGGAACTGCGGTTAAGGAGCGTAAAAATCCTCTCTAAACCAACGGAACCGATGCCGATCGCGGTTTCTAAATGGAAGATGGGAGCTTCTCTGGAGGCCAGGCTGGATATGAGGCCCCTTACACTCCGGAATATCAGGGAGCGGGCCAGGTTCAAGATAGAAGAGGGGATTGCCAGGGCATTCAGGGAGTTTCTCCAGGGTCAGGGATTTACGGAAATACATTCCCCGAAGATCGGAGCCAGGGGAGCCGAGGGCGGAGCCAACGTCTTTAAACTTGACTACTTCCACCGCCCGGCCGTGCTGGCCCAGAGTCCTCAGTTTTACAAACAGATGATGGTCGGAGTCTTTGACCGCGTCATGGAGATAGGACCTGTGTTCCGGGCGGAAAAGCATAATACGAAACGCCATCTGAACGAATATACGGGACTCGATTTTGAAATGGGGTATATCGACGACGTTGCGGACATCATGGCAATGGAGACGGGATTCCTGCAGTATATGGTGGAATTATTAAGAGTGGAATACAGCAGGGAACTGGAAATTCTCAGAGTCAGGCTGCCGGAGACGGACAAAATCCCGTGCGTAACATTTACACGGGCCAAGGAGCTGGCGGCTGAAAAATACGGAATGCAAATCAGGAACCCATACGATTTGGAACCGGAGGAGGAACACCTGATCGGCCGTTATTTCAAAGAAGAATACAATGCCGACTTTGTTTTTATCACACAGTACCCCTCTAAAAAGCGTCCCTTTTATGCGATGGAGGATCCCGAAGATACCAGATTTACAAAGAGCTTCGACCTCTTATTCCGGGGGCTGGAGGTGACGACGGGAGGCCAGCGTATCCACGACTACAAAGAACTGATGGCAAAAATAGAGAGGCGGGGCATGGATGTGGAAGGAATGGACGGCTATCTGGATACCTTCAAATACGGCATGCCTCCCCACGGCGGCCTGGGAATCGGCCTGGAACGGATGACGATGCAGCTTCTGGGTGAGGAAAACGTGAGGGAGGTTTCACTCTTTCCTAGAGATATGAGCCGGCTTGTCCCGTAG